One Mustelus asterias chromosome 12, sMusAst1.hap1.1, whole genome shotgun sequence genomic region harbors:
- the LOC144501838 gene encoding class A basic helix-loop-helix protein 9-like, producing the protein MPSKGKAALEAAAACCYPGGAAATATRCPGQAGEAGGEQRRSRGSPRGSQSEESGAKRRSRPVRSKARRIAANVRERKRILDYNQAFNALRLSLKHDLNGKRLSKIATLRRAIHKIASLSLSLRSQRWPCCHTECQEGRLAEPCGAAYPSLPAHPPLAPESHRGDLHPLAGCSSPMYPKCSPEAAFYLQPPRAGSPKEDNSVSASQYCSNGSYQLGVRTSCQQHHGESFADSCPLPFTWQFNYFPGTNYQHTLPMH; encoded by the coding sequence ATGCCCAGCAAGGGCAAGGCTGCCCTGGAGGCGGCGGCAGCGTGCTGCTACCCCGGCGGGGCTGCTGCCACTGCCACTCGCTGCCCGGGCCAGGCAGGAGAGGCAGGCGGGGAGCAGAGGAGGAGCCGGGGCTCCCCGCGGGGCAGCCAGTCGGAGGAGAGCGGGGCCAAGAGGCGCAGCCGCCCGGTGCGCTCCAAAGCCCGGCGGATCGCCGCCAACGTGCGGGAGAGGAAGCGGATCCTGGACTACAACCAGGCGTTCAACGCCCTGCGGCTCAGCCTCAAGCACGACCTGAACGGCAAGCGGCTGTCCAAGATCGCCACCCTCCGGAGGGCCATCCACAAGATCGCCAGCCTCTCCCTGTCGCTGCGCTCCCAGCGCTGGCCCTGCTGCCACACCGAGTGCCAGGAGGGCAGACTGGCAGAGCCTTGCGGGGCCGCCTACCCCAGCCTGCCGGCGCACCCGCCCTTAGCCCCGGAGAGCCACCGCGGCGACCTGCACCCCCTGGCCGGCTGCTCCTCGCCTATGTACCCCAAGTGCTCGCCCGAAGCCGCCTTCTACCTGCAGCCGCCTCGGGCAGGCAGCCCCAAGGAGGATAACTCAGTGTCCGCCTCCCAGTACTGTTCCAACGGCAGCTACCAGCTCGGAGTGAGGACTAGCTGTCAGCAGCACCATGGGGAGAGCTTTGCAGACTCCTGCCCGCTCCCATTCACTTGGCAATTCAATTACTTCCCAGGAACTAACTACcagcacaccctccccatgcatTGA